One Candidatus Paceibacterota bacterium genomic window carries:
- the rodA gene encoding rod shape-determining protein RodA, whose protein sequence is MLGYLTAFSRRAIDTAWSFDWILFGAALAISLAGLITMNSFTGEDRFFEKQIVWIGVSLGACFLVSMIDLRFLRRTGVVVALYVLTVASLALLFVVGSTFQGAESWFSIGGFSFQPVEPAKLVLVILLAKYFARRHIEIANIRHILLSGFYAFVLFALVFLQPDFGSALILGAIWLGMVLVSGISKKHLIALILIAVVTVIGMWSFALQDYQKSRITSFLDPFADIQGTGYNAYQSMVAVGSGELMGKGVGYGTQSKLEFLPEYQTDFIFAAFSEEWGFVGVIVLFSLFGVLFWRILSASLQGASNFEMLFMLGIAVYFMAHVIIHTGMNIGLLPVTGTTIPFMSYGGTHLLTEFVALGMIMAMRRYRREVQMEGVELEV, encoded by the coding sequence ATGTTAGGGTATCTTACTGCGTTTTCACGACGAGCGATCGACACAGCCTGGTCGTTTGACTGGATATTGTTCGGCGCTGCTTTGGCGATATCTCTTGCCGGACTTATCACAATGAATTCGTTTACCGGCGAGGATAGGTTTTTTGAAAAACAGATCGTATGGATCGGCGTATCACTCGGAGCCTGTTTTCTGGTTAGTATGATCGATCTTCGATTTCTTCGAAGGACCGGGGTCGTTGTAGCGTTGTATGTGCTCACAGTTGCATCACTTGCGCTTCTCTTTGTTGTAGGAAGCACGTTTCAAGGTGCGGAAAGTTGGTTTTCGATCGGCGGGTTTTCGTTTCAGCCGGTTGAGCCGGCAAAACTTGTGCTCGTTATACTGCTGGCAAAGTATTTTGCCCGCCGGCATATAGAAATAGCTAATATACGACATATTCTATTATCCGGGTTTTACGCGTTTGTACTTTTTGCGCTTGTGTTTCTTCAGCCGGACTTTGGCTCAGCTCTGATCCTAGGGGCTATTTGGCTGGGTATGGTGCTTGTTTCAGGTATTTCTAAAAAGCATCTCATCGCGCTTATTCTCATCGCGGTAGTTACTGTTATCGGTATGTGGTCGTTTGCGCTTCAGGATTACCAAAAATCACGTATCACCTCGTTTCTTGATCCGTTCGCAGATATTCAAGGTACCGGATATAACGCATATCAATCTATGGTCGCTGTCGGCTCCGGGGAGTTAATGGGCAAAGGAGTGGGGTACGGTACTCAGTCAAAGCTTGAATTCTTGCCGGAATACCAGACAGACTTCATTTTCGCGGCGTTTTCCGAAGAGTGGGGTTTTGTCGGCGTCATTGTGCTCTTTAGCCTTTTTGGCGTGCTGTTTTGGCGTATTCTCTCAGCGAGCCTGCAAGGTGCCAGTAATTTCGAGATGCTTTTTATGCTTGGTATCGCGGTGTATTTCATGGCTCACGTTATAATTCACACCGGTATGAATATCGGGCTGTTGCCGGTTACCGGAACAACGATTCCGTTCATGAGTTACGGCGGTACCCACCTGCTTACTGAATTTGTGGCACTTGGTATGATCATGGCGATGCGTAGGTATCGTCGAGAAGTTCAGATGGAAGGGGTTGAATTGGAGGTATAA
- a CDS encoding vWA domain-containing protein, translating into MEKNVDQSSAPVEKQEEISEKQTGIDWATKRKITVLSMIAGVLFVVTALAMFFLFYEESAPVSEDLPSGTVSDPIVLWERAFPAREGSYSLVAYIENPNTATRVSSAPYEFSVYDRDNVLLETIQGATVVPPDQFFAVFEGPVSFDREPARVTFRFADELPWRSVQDHEKNLISVSNRVFSSLETRPRVQADFTNTSILPIKNIEAVTIVYDSNNVAIGASRTVISELKKGETTNKTFTWPRPFDAGTRICQQPADTMLVIDRSGSMQFDSEDPPQPLTDVKEAAKSFLDMLSDTDKAGMVSFATEASDPVDQQLTSSLDTVKQAIDSISIGTPHLDEHTNIADGIRRSLDEMRSSRRSPETSGVIVLLSDGVATRPLPPEDSDLSRQEYPKQQALDAAEVAAEENIELYVIGLGEGASGDFLRELAPSSDNHFFAPTTDDLDGIYQEVATSVCEQDRAVVRILTKILE; encoded by the coding sequence ATGGAAAAAAATGTAGACCAGAGCTCCGCGCCAGTTGAAAAACAAGAAGAGATCTCTGAAAAGCAAACCGGTATTGACTGGGCCACAAAACGAAAGATAACCGTTTTGAGTATGATCGCGGGGGTTTTGTTTGTCGTGACCGCGTTGGCCATGTTTTTCTTGTTTTACGAGGAGTCAGCGCCGGTTTCTGAGGATCTTCCATCCGGCACAGTTTCTGATCCGATCGTGCTGTGGGAGCGTGCGTTTCCGGCGCGTGAAGGAAGTTATAGCCTTGTCGCTTACATTGAGAATCCTAATACAGCAACCCGGGTATCATCAGCGCCATATGAGTTCAGTGTGTATGATCGAGATAACGTGCTTCTTGAAACAATTCAAGGAGCAACAGTTGTTCCACCTGATCAGTTTTTTGCGGTTTTCGAGGGACCTGTTAGTTTTGATCGGGAGCCCGCTCGTGTAACGTTCAGATTTGCTGATGAGCTGCCGTGGAGATCCGTTCAAGATCATGAAAAAAATCTGATCAGTGTATCTAATAGAGTGTTCTCCTCACTGGAAACTCGTCCACGGGTACAGGCTGATTTTACGAACACGTCGATCTTGCCAATAAAGAACATCGAAGCGGTCACGATCGTTTATGACAGTAATAATGTTGCCATTGGCGCGTCGCGCACCGTTATAAGTGAGCTGAAAAAAGGAGAAACTACAAACAAAACATTTACCTGGCCGAGACCGTTTGACGCGGGGACCCGCATTTGCCAGCAACCGGCTGATACCATGCTGGTGATCGACCGTTCAGGTAGTATGCAGTTCGACAGCGAAGATCCGCCGCAACCTCTAACTGATGTTAAAGAGGCGGCCAAGTCGTTTCTGGATATGCTTTCGGATACGGATAAGGCCGGCATGGTGTCGTTTGCGACCGAGGCGAGTGATCCGGTCGATCAGCAGCTGACCTCAAGCCTTGATACGGTTAAACAAGCGATCGACTCGATCTCGATCGGTACACCACACCTCGATGAGCACACGAATATAGCAGACGGTATTCGTCGCTCGCTGGATGAGATGCGCTCATCTCGTCGTTCACCGGAAACGTCTGGCGTGATCGTGTTGCTTAGTGACGGTGTTGCGACAAGACCGCTTCCTCCTGAAGACAGTGACTTGAGTCGGCAGGAGTATCCGAAACAGCAAGCACTCGACGCAGCAGAAGTGGCTGCCGAAGAAAATATAGAACTATACGTAATCGGGCTTGGTGAAGGAGCAAGTGGTGATTTTTTGAGGGAGCTTGCTCCTTCATCGGATAATCATTTCTTTGCCCCTACCACAGATGATCTTGATGGCATCTACCAGGAAGTTGCGACAAGTGTGTGTGAGCAGGACCGTGCTGTTGTGCGGATTCTCACAAAAATACTCGAATAA
- a CDS encoding peptidoglycan-binding protein, giving the protein MTAQDTIRSKAIAGFVGLAMAMTFAFAGAMSVSAQSDSVAELQAQIEALQEALAALTGGNASAECSVTFSQNLSQGDTGSEVMALQQFLNANGYTVASAGAAGSAGMETSYFGPATHQAVVAFQNANSAQVLAPVGLSIGTGYWGPSSRSHANTMCAADSGSDSDDSDSDGDSTSGDLEGGVGDIDDADFISGINNESVGEGESDVEVLGLEIEADDGSDIEIMAVTIDFDYNGTSSDDFDDYAEEVSVWFEGEKVAEVDADEFEDDDDYNRTVSLDRGAIIRAGDTADLTVAVSGQNTIDSADLNDSDWDVSVEQVRIRDAAGAILTVSQGDIDAAKERSFDFEDEAADESIEIKSSSNDPDSDVFLVEDDTNESDWFETFIFRLEGEENDIEVDEIVINLEIGSKAYSAVVSDMALEIDGEEFSDFDVSTSSASSTNVTFDIDGDFTIDADDDVEVVVLMEFQGTNSGANYADGETIQVNTVSVEGEGNDDVSDTATVTGDEHTLSTSGVVISGVDSEGSVNEAGDTAFISWEFTIGAEDGDIDFNVADKNNVDGDTDDVRFDVLGGGNATSSIILLSGDATSDGSGWTINEGDEATFGLDTTITGSGTHRVRLETVEGVTVDELSGSQNI; this is encoded by the coding sequence ATGACTGCACAAGACACGATAAGAAGTAAAGCAATTGCTGGCTTTGTAGGCCTCGCAATGGCTATGACCTTTGCATTCGCTGGCGCCATGAGCGTAAGCGCGCAGAGTGACAGCGTTGCCGAACTACAAGCACAGATCGAAGCACTGCAAGAAGCGCTTGCAGCATTAACAGGAGGTAATGCATCTGCTGAATGTTCAGTAACTTTCAGCCAGAACCTTTCACAGGGTGACACTGGTTCAGAAGTTATGGCTCTTCAGCAGTTCCTTAACGCCAACGGCTACACTGTAGCTTCAGCTGGCGCAGCAGGATCAGCAGGTATGGAGACCAGCTACTTTGGTCCCGCAACCCACCAGGCTGTTGTAGCGTTCCAGAACGCTAACTCAGCTCAGGTACTTGCACCGGTTGGCCTTTCCATCGGAACAGGTTACTGGGGTCCATCTTCACGCTCACACGCAAACACAATGTGTGCAGCTGACTCAGGCTCTGACTCAGATGACTCTGACTCAGATGGCGACTCAACTTCTGGTGACCTCGAAGGTGGCGTTGGCGACATTGACGACGCTGACTTCATCTCAGGCATCAACAACGAAAGCGTTGGAGAAGGCGAGAGCGACGTAGAGGTTCTCGGTCTTGAGATCGAGGCTGACGACGGTTCAGACATTGAGATTATGGCTGTAACCATCGACTTCGACTACAACGGCACATCAAGCGACGACTTCGATGACTACGCTGAGGAGGTCTCAGTATGGTTCGAGGGAGAGAAGGTTGCTGAAGTTGACGCTGATGAGTTTGAGGACGATGACGACTACAACCGAACTGTCTCACTTGACCGCGGTGCGATCATTCGCGCAGGTGACACAGCTGACTTGACTGTAGCTGTCTCAGGACAGAACACCATCGACTCAGCTGATCTTAACGACAGCGACTGGGACGTATCGGTAGAGCAGGTTCGCATCCGTGATGCAGCCGGCGCTATCCTTACCGTTTCTCAGGGAGATATCGATGCAGCCAAGGAGCGCAGCTTCGACTTTGAGGACGAGGCAGCAGACGAGAGCATCGAGATCAAGTCTTCATCAAACGACCCTGACTCAGACGTCTTCCTCGTAGAGGACGACACCAATGAATCTGACTGGTTCGAGACATTCATCTTCCGACTAGAAGGTGAAGAGAATGACATCGAAGTTGATGAGATCGTTATTAACCTCGAAATCGGCTCAAAGGCATACAGTGCTGTTGTAAGCGACATGGCTCTTGAGATCGACGGCGAGGAGTTCAGCGATTTCGATGTATCAACGAGCTCAGCTAGCTCAACAAACGTTACCTTTGACATCGACGGTGACTTCACTATCGATGCTGATGACGACGTTGAGGTAGTTGTACTCATGGAGTTCCAGGGAACTAACAGCGGAGCTAACTACGCTGACGGTGAGACCATCCAGGTCAACACTGTATCTGTTGAAGGTGAAGGAAACGACGATGTTTCTGACACTGCAACTGTTACCGGTGACGAGCACACGCTCAGCACGTCAGGTGTTGTGATCTCTGGTGTTGACTCTGAGGGAAGTGTCAACGAGGCTGGCGACACAGCATTCATCTCATGGGAGTTCACCATCGGCGCTGAGGACGGTGACATTGACTTCAATGTTGCTGACAAGAACAACGTTGATGGAGACACTGACGATGTACGATTTGATGTCCTCGGTGGAGGAAACGCAACGTCATCGATCATTCTTCTCTCAGGAGACGCTACTTCTGATGGAAGTGGTTGGACTATCAACGAGGGTGACGAGGCAACATTCGGTCTCGACACTACTATCACAGGATCAGGTACACACCGTGTACGACTTGAGACAGTTGAAGGTGTAACCGTAGATGAACTATCTGGTTCACAAAACATCTAA
- a CDS encoding GIY-YIG nuclease family protein yields the protein MISNQEHAFYYVYVLYSVKDTNLYVGFTRDLKSRFEDHQKGIVPSTRDRAPLKLIYYEAYVSKSDAVHREKYLKTYHGRFFLKKRLKSYLTG from the coding sequence ATGATTTCAAATCAGGAGCATGCGTTTTATTACGTTTACGTCCTTTACTCAGTGAAAGATACTAATCTTTACGTTGGGTTTACTAGAGATTTGAAATCACGATTTGAGGATCATCAAAAAGGAATAGTCCCGTCTACAAGGGATCGTGCGCCTCTAAAGTTAATATACTACGAAGCGTACGTTTCAAAATCAGATGCGGTTCACAGGGAAAAGTATCTGAAGACATATCACGGACGTTTTTTCCTTAAGAAAAGACTTAAATCGTATTTAACCGGGTAG
- the rplJ gene encoding 50S ribosomal protein L10 produces MPLTRTQKEKEVESLAGAVKSSASTVFVNFHGLTVDQASELRSALRENDVSYKVVKKSLTNIALDNSKIAGKKPVLEGELAIAYSDDYLEPARGVYEFQKKFEGHLSIIGGIYDGEYQSQAQMLDIALIPPKDVLRGMFVNIINSPIQGFVGALGQIAEQKEAQA; encoded by the coding sequence ATGCCTTTAACCCGAACGCAAAAAGAAAAAGAAGTAGAAAGTCTCGCCGGTGCGGTAAAGAGCTCCGCCTCAACAGTGTTCGTGAACTTTCACGGCCTCACTGTTGATCAGGCAAGCGAGCTTCGAAGCGCGCTTCGTGAGAACGACGTGTCCTACAAGGTTGTTAAAAAGAGTTTGACGAACATTGCTCTTGATAACAGTAAGATCGCCGGGAAGAAGCCTGTACTCGAAGGAGAGCTTGCTATTGCCTACAGCGACGACTACCTTGAGCCGGCTCGCGGAGTGTACGAATTTCAAAAGAAGTTCGAAGGACACCTCTCGATCATCGGAGGTATCTATGATGGCGAGTATCAAAGCCAAGCTCAGATGCTTGATATCGCGCTTATCCCGCCAAAGGACGTCTTGCGTGGTATGTTCGTGAACATCATCAACTCACCGATCCAGGGATTTGTTGGTGCGCTCGGTCAGATCGCAGAACAGAAAGAAGCACAAGCTTAA
- a CDS encoding exopolysaccharide biosynthesis polyprenyl glycosylphosphotransferase, translating to MRPTRDSVILFFGDLAVFFVSLWLTLAIRHLSLPSEEIFLEHLAPFSVLFAVWVVVFYIAGLYERRSVLFQTELPRLLLKTQFVNIALAVLFFYAVPYFTITPKTNLFIYLFISFGFILFWRLYGHGFLGPRQKYKAVIIGTGEETDELVEEINNGSHLDFSFLFTVDLNELDGLDIQTDIIERVYSEDVRVIVVDLRHPGIEPLLPHLYNLIFSHVRFFDMHHVYQEAFTRVPLSLVRYNWFLENVSASPRIMYDSFKRLMDILLSGTVGLASLLLYPAVIIAIKLEDGGPIFIHQERVGKNNQRIRVTKFRTMTTDDGGEEDRKKGNHVTRVGGFLRKTRIDELPQLWNVLSGSLSLIGPRPELPSLVRQYEEQIPYYDVRHLIKPGLSGWAQLYHKTPPKRDMDVVQTKRKLSYDLYYIINRSPTVDLAIALKTLKALLSRSGT from the coding sequence ATGAGGCCAACTCGAGACAGTGTAATATTATTCTTCGGTGACCTGGCGGTCTTTTTTGTATCGCTGTGGCTTACATTGGCGATCCGTCACTTAAGCCTGCCTTCCGAAGAGATCTTTCTTGAGCACCTTGCTCCGTTTTCAGTTCTCTTCGCTGTGTGGGTTGTCGTGTTCTATATTGCCGGCCTTTACGAACGGCGAAGTGTGCTATTTCAGACCGAGCTCCCAAGACTGCTTCTCAAGACGCAATTTGTGAACATTGCTCTGGCAGTGCTTTTCTTCTACGCTGTTCCATACTTTACGATCACTCCAAAGACGAACCTTTTCATATATCTCTTTATTTCGTTCGGGTTCATTCTCTTCTGGCGATTGTACGGGCACGGCTTTCTCGGTCCGCGACAAAAGTACAAAGCGGTCATCATTGGTACCGGCGAGGAAACTGATGAGCTTGTAGAAGAAATAAACAACGGATCACATCTCGATTTTTCCTTTTTGTTTACGGTTGACCTCAATGAGCTTGATGGTCTGGACATTCAGACCGATATCATTGAGCGGGTCTACAGCGAGGATGTGCGGGTTATTGTGGTTGACCTTCGTCACCCGGGTATCGAACCGCTTCTGCCGCATTTATATAATCTTATTTTTTCCCACGTTCGATTCTTTGATATGCATCACGTATATCAGGAGGCGTTTACACGGGTTCCGCTGTCACTGGTTCGATACAACTGGTTTCTTGAAAATGTTTCGGCCAGCCCTCGAATTATGTACGACTCGTTTAAGCGACTCATGGATATACTCCTTTCCGGTACGGTCGGTTTAGCCTCGTTGCTTCTGTACCCTGCGGTGATTATTGCTATTAAACTCGAGGATGGAGGCCCTATTTTTATTCACCAAGAACGAGTGGGTAAGAACAATCAGCGTATTCGTGTCACAAAGTTCAGAACGATGACGACCGATGACGGTGGTGAAGAAGATCGGAAAAAGGGGAATCATGTAACACGTGTCGGTGGTTTTTTGAGAAAAACACGAATCGATGAATTACCTCAATTATGGAATGTGCTTTCCGGATCTTTATCGCTCATTGGTCCCCGGCCCGAGTTGCCGAGTTTAGTAAGGCAATACGAAGAGCAGATCCCATATTACGATGTTCGCCATCTAATAAAGCCCGGTCTTTCAGGGTGGGCTCAGCTGTATCATAAAACACCTCCAAAACGAGATATGGACGTGGTGCAGACTAAGCGCAAGCTCTCCTATGATCTTTACTACATTATCAACCGTTCACCGACCGTCGATCTGGCGATCGCACTCAAGACGCTCAAGGCCTTGCTTTCACGGAGCGGTACATAA
- a CDS encoding DNA translocase FtsK translates to MAKKSQKKTKKKDTEEEEFEEEESLGLYEYIREETIQAVVAIVFFVITAFLVLAYFGNAGLVGEKAFTLLDMLLGVGYFLLPVLFILLGISFLKALRQKVAISQALGGILFIIGGLGLIQILLAGKIESPGGVIGAAITAPLLSLFELYLTVIILGATLFIALLIVFDHLISLEAVLSLPQRLFGSNDELADEGQDLGTFHLDSDVADDEMGTTLETDLPPEPPAAPAEIDSDTEDRTLSTTGELDLTPSSSFSIEYKPPPLKLLEKDRGKPGVGDIKANANVIKRTLHNFGVQVEMDEVSVGPTVTRYALKPAEGVKLSRIVALQNDLSLALAAHPLRIEAPIPGKSLVGIELPNTTKSTIGLATLLGSKAFSEPDKPLLMALGKGITGETHFGNLAKMPHVLIAGATGSGKSVTIHSLITSLLYRNSPEFMRFIMVDPKRVELTLYNSIPHLLTPVITDPKKAILSLKWAQKEMDRRYDILETEKVRDIGSYHKNVLEPALAKHKKGEAGEDDELPETMPYIVVIVDELADIMQAYPREMESAIVRLAQMSRAVGIHLVLSTQRPSVNVITGLIKANIPARIALQVASQVDSRTILDAGGAEKLLGAGDMLYLSGEMSQPSRIQSAFITEDEVKKVVTYLADQYSNELPEQIDFTGESAGSVTDVSFDEDGDDEDELFEEARELVIEMNKASTSLIQRKLKVGYARAARLMDMLEERGVVSEGEGSKPRRVLVNEEAGNFGGHNSFTDDGTYPSAPGDNGQNPQ, encoded by the coding sequence ATGGCAAAGAAATCACAAAAGAAAACAAAGAAAAAGGATACGGAGGAAGAGGAGTTTGAAGAGGAGGAATCCCTCGGACTATACGAATACATCCGCGAAGAGACTATTCAGGCGGTTGTGGCGATCGTGTTTTTTGTTATCACCGCTTTCCTTGTGCTGGCTTATTTTGGCAATGCAGGCTTAGTGGGAGAGAAGGCATTTACCCTTCTCGATATGTTACTGGGTGTCGGCTACTTTTTGCTTCCGGTTTTGTTTATCCTTTTAGGAATATCCTTCCTCAAAGCACTTCGGCAGAAGGTTGCTATCTCGCAAGCACTTGGAGGTATCCTATTCATAATCGGTGGATTAGGTCTTATCCAGATATTGCTCGCCGGCAAGATCGAAAGTCCCGGTGGTGTGATCGGAGCAGCGATAACCGCACCACTCCTCTCGCTTTTTGAGCTGTACCTCACGGTTATCATTTTAGGAGCGACGCTTTTTATTGCGCTCTTGATCGTATTCGACCACCTCATTTCTCTTGAGGCGGTCCTTTCACTTCCCCAGCGCTTGTTCGGAAGCAATGACGAGCTTGCCGACGAGGGTCAAGATCTTGGCACGTTCCACCTGGACAGCGATGTGGCCGACGACGAGATGGGTACCACGCTTGAGACAGATCTACCGCCCGAACCACCAGCTGCGCCCGCGGAAATAGATAGCGACACTGAAGATCGAACCCTTTCGACGACCGGTGAGCTGGATCTAACACCATCAAGCTCATTCTCGATCGAGTACAAGCCGCCTCCGTTGAAACTCCTTGAGAAAGATCGAGGAAAGCCGGGCGTAGGTGACATCAAGGCAAACGCAAATGTTATAAAGCGAACGCTTCACAACTTCGGTGTTCAGGTTGAAATGGACGAGGTGTCAGTCGGGCCGACTGTAACCCGCTACGCACTCAAGCCGGCAGAAGGAGTAAAGCTCTCACGTATCGTGGCGCTCCAGAACGACCTTTCGCTCGCGCTTGCGGCTCACCCACTCCGCATCGAAGCCCCAATTCCAGGCAAGTCCTTAGTAGGTATCGAGCTACCAAACACGACCAAGTCCACGATCGGTCTTGCCACATTGCTTGGCTCAAAGGCTTTCTCTGAACCTGACAAGCCTCTATTGATGGCGCTTGGAAAAGGCATCACCGGCGAGACGCACTTTGGCAACCTAGCTAAGATGCCTCACGTGCTGATCGCCGGCGCAACCGGTTCCGGTAAATCAGTGACCATTCATTCGCTGATCACCTCGCTTCTGTACCGAAACTCGCCGGAGTTCATGCGCTTTATCATGGTCGATCCAAAACGTGTGGAGCTAACACTTTACAACAGCATCCCCCACCTGCTTACCCCGGTGATCACCGATCCTAAAAAAGCTATTCTCTCACTCAAGTGGGCACAGAAAGAAATGGATCGTCGATACGACATTCTGGAAACAGAAAAAGTTCGCGACATCGGTTCATATCACAAGAACGTTCTGGAACCGGCTCTCGCGAAGCACAAGAAGGGCGAGGCCGGCGAAGACGATGAGCTGCCTGAAACCATGCCGTACATCGTGGTTATCGTTGATGAGCTTGCCGATATTATGCAGGCGTACCCGCGAGAAATGGAATCGGCTATCGTACGACTCGCGCAGATGTCCCGCGCGGTTGGTATTCACCTCGTGCTCTCAACTCAACGCCCGAGTGTAAATGTCATCACCGGTCTTATTAAAGCAAACATTCCGGCACGTATTGCCCTTCAGGTGGCCTCACAGGTAGACTCCCGCACCATTCTCGATGCCGGTGGCGCCGAGAAGCTGTTGGGTGCCGGTGACATGTTGTACCTATCAGGTGAGATGTCACAACCAAGCCGTATTCAGTCCGCCTTCATTACCGAAGATGAGGTGAAGAAAGTTGTTACGTACCTTGCCGACCAGTACAGCAACGAGTTGCCTGAGCAGATCGACTTCACCGGTGAATCAGCCGGCAGTGTTACCGATGTATCCTTTGACGAAGACGGTGACGACGAGGACGAACTCTTTGAAGAAGCGCGAGAGCTTGTTATAGAAATGAACAAGGCATCAACCTCACTCATTCAGCGTAAGCTTAAAGTGGGCTACGCGAGAGCGGCTCGTCTTATGGACATGCTTGAAGAGCGCGGGGTTGTTAGTGAAGGAGAGGGATCAAAACCGCGACGTGTTCTTGTGAACGAGGAAGCCGGTAATTTCGGCGGTCACAACAGTTTCACCGATGATGGAACCTACCCGTCCGCCCCTGGGGATAACGGACAAAATCCACAGTAG
- a CDS encoding NAD-dependent epimerase/dehydratase family protein, with amino-acid sequence MATKSIVTGGAGFIGSHLVDALIERGDDVHVIDDLSGGKRELIHEKATFHEETICDREAIAPIFEGADYVFHTAALPRVQFSIEYPIETHEVNVTGTLNVLKACVDSGVKKVVFSSSSSIYGDQPTMPLVEDMDPGPKSPYGLHKYMGELYCKMWNEIYGLPSVCLRYFNVYGPRQSAEGAYALVIAKFLKQREEGGSLTITGDGKQTRDFTHVTDVVQANLKAASSDSVGSADVINVGAGNNVSINKIAELIGGEVEHIEARYEPHDTLADNTRAREFLSWAPSVTIEEGIAELKKLHGLS; translated from the coding sequence ATGGCAACAAAATCAATTGTTACAGGAGGGGCTGGATTCATAGGTTCACACCTTGTAGATGCATTGATAGAACGCGGAGACGACGTGCACGTGATCGATGATCTTTCAGGAGGCAAGAGGGAGTTGATACATGAGAAAGCGACTTTTCACGAAGAAACGATCTGCGACCGAGAGGCTATCGCACCGATCTTTGAAGGAGCGGATTATGTTTTTCATACAGCCGCACTCCCGCGAGTACAGTTTTCTATTGAGTATCCTATTGAGACGCATGAGGTGAATGTTACCGGCACACTCAATGTTCTTAAGGCGTGCGTTGATAGCGGAGTGAAAAAAGTAGTATTCTCGTCGTCGAGTTCCATCTACGGCGATCAGCCAACTATGCCGCTTGTTGAAGATATGGATCCGGGTCCGAAGTCGCCGTACGGACTGCACAAGTACATGGGCGAGTTGTACTGCAAAATGTGGAACGAGATCTATGGGCTTCCGAGTGTGTGCCTACGGTATTTCAATGTGTACGGGCCGCGCCAAAGTGCCGAGGGTGCATACGCGCTCGTGATCGCAAAGTTTCTTAAACAGCGCGAGGAGGGAGGATCGCTCACTATTACCGGCGATGGTAAGCAGACGCGCGACTTTACGCACGTAACTGACGTGGTGCAGGCTAATTTGAAAGCAGCTTCAAGTGATTCTGTCGGCAGTGCAGACGTGATCAACGTGGGAGCCGGGAACAATGTCTCGATCAACAAGATCGCGGAGTTGATCGGTGGCGAAGTAGAGCATATCGAAGCTAGATATGAGCCCCATGACACCTTGGCTGATAACACGCGGGCACGAGAATTTCTGAGCTGGGCGCCGAGTGTGACGATAGAAGAAGGGATAGCTGAACTTAAAAAATTACACGGACTTTCCTAG